The Chroicocephalus ridibundus chromosome 17, bChrRid1.1, whole genome shotgun sequence genome window below encodes:
- the LOC134524395 gene encoding feather keratin Cos1-1/Cos1-3/Cos2-1-like, with protein sequence MSCYDQCQPCQPCRPCGPTPLANSCNEPCVRQCQNSTVVIQPSPVVVTLPGPILSSFPQNTVVGSSTSAAIGSILSCDGVPITSGCCDLSGISSRYYGRRCPPC encoded by the coding sequence ATGTCCTGCTATGACCAGTGTCAGCCCTGCCaaccctgccggccctgtggcccgaccccactggccaacagctgcaatgagccctgtgtcaggcagtgccagaactccactgtcgtcatccagccctcccctgtggtggtgaccctgcctggccccatcctcagctccttcccgcagaacactgttgtgggatcctccacctctgctgccattggcagcatcctcagctgtgatggagtgcccatcacctctgggtgctgtgacctctctggcatttccagccgctactatGGCAGAAGGTGCCCCCCCTGCTAA
- the LOC134524725 gene encoding feather keratin Cos2-3-like has translation MIKASPAPHSLIHFSCLLLLGSQVHLRSQDMSCYDRCQPCQPCRPCGPTPLANSCNEPCVRQCQNSTVVIEPPAVVVTLPGPILSSFPQNTVVGSSTSAAIGSILSCDGVPINSGCCDLSCISSRYCGSRCPPC, from the exons ATGataaaagccagcccagctcctcactctctcatccacttctcttgcctccttctccttgggagtcAG gtgcacctccgaagccaagacatgtcctgctatgaCCGGTGTCAGCCCTGCCaaccctgccggccctgtggcccgaccccactggccaacagctgcaatgagccctgtgtcaggcagtgccagaactccaccgtcgtcattgagcctcctgctgtggtggtgaccctgccaggccccatcctcagctccttcccacagaacaccgttgtgggatcctccacctctgctgccattggcagcatcctcagctgtgatggagtgcccatcaactctggctgctgtgacctttcctgcatttccagccgctactgtggcagcAGATGCCCCCCCTGCTAA
- the LOC134524447 gene encoding feather keratin Cos1-1/Cos1-3/Cos2-1-like: MSCYNQCQPCRPCGPTPLANSCNEPCVRQCQNSTVVIEPSPVVVTLPGPILSSFPQNTVVGSSTSAAVGSILSCDGVPITSGCCDLSGISRRYSGRRCLPC, from the coding sequence atgtcctgctacaaccagtgccagccctgccggccctgtggcccaacacctctggccaacagctgcaatgagccctgtgtcaggcagtgccagaactccaccgtcgtcatcgagccctctcccgtggtggtgaccctgcctggccccatcctcagctccttcccacagaacaccgttgtgggatcctccacctccgctgctgttggcagcatcctcagctgtgatggagtgcccatcacctctgggtgctgtgacctctctggcatttccagacgctacagtggcagaaggtgcctcccctgctaa
- the LOC134524458 gene encoding feather keratin Cos1-1/Cos1-3/Cos2-1-like: MSCYNQCLPCRPCGPTPLAKSCNEPCVRQCQNSTVVIEPSPVVVTLPGPILSSFPQNTVVGSSTSAAVGSILSCDGVPITSGCCDLSGISSRYCGRRSLL, encoded by the coding sequence atgtcctgctacaaccagtgcctgccctgccggccctgtggcccaacacctctggccaaaagctgcaatgagccctgtgtcaggcagtgccagaactccaccgttgtcatcGAGCCCtctcccgtggtggtgaccctgcctggccccatcctcagctccttcccacagaacaccgttgtgggatcctccacctctgctgctgttggcagcatcctcagctgtgatggagtgcccatcacctctgggtgctgtgacctctctggcatttccagccgctactgtggaAGAAGGTCCCTCCTCTGA